ATGGAGTGATAACGGAATTGGTCGAGGACTTGTAGCGAATAGCCCGACCCGACTTTTTTTTGGAGGGTCACGCCCAAAAGATTTAAAAACAGCTTTGTAAAGAGCAAATAATATAAAATAACTCAGAACCTAAGCAACATAGGAACTCAGTAACTTAAGAAAAAAATGGCAGAAGTAGAAGCAAGAAGAAATTTAGTTTTATCAGGATTAGAACCGTTAATTATTACTCCAGAAAGCGTTTTTGTAAACGTTGGGGAACGTACCAATGTAACAGGATCTAGAAAATTTCTTCGATTAATTAAAGAAGAGAAATACGATGAAGCGCTTAGTATTGCGAAGGAGCAAGTAGAAGGTGGGGCGCAAATCATCGATATTAATATGGATGAGGGAATGCTTGATGGCGAATATGCGATGGTGAAATTCCTGAACTTAATTGCTGCCGAACCAGATATCGCTCGTGTGCCAATTATGATTGACAGCTCGAAATGGCATATTATTGAAGCGGGATTGAAAGTCGTTCAAGGGAAATCGGTAGTAAACTCGATTTCGTTGAAAGAGGGTGAAGAAGCTTTTATTCACCACGCTCAATTGATTAAACGTTACGGTGCTGCGGCAATTGTAATGGCTTTTGACGAAGTTGGTCAGGCGGATAATTACGATCGTAGAGTAGAAATTTGCCAGCGTTCGTATGATGTTTTGGTGAACAAAGTTGGGTTTCCACCGCAGGATATTATTTTCGATTTGAACATTTTTCCAGTCGCAACAGGAATGGAAGAACATCGTTTGAACGCTTTGGATTTCTTTAGAGGAACTAAATGGGTTCGTGATAATTTACCACACGCACATATTAGTGGAGGAGTGAGTAATGTGTCGTTTTCGTTTAGAGGAAATGATACGGTGAGAGAAGCGATGCACTCGGTTTTCTTATACCACGCGATTAAGAATGGAATGACAATGGGAATTGTAAACCCAGAAATGTTGACGATTTATGATGAAATTCCGAAAGATTTATTAGAACACGTCGAAGACGTAATTTTAGATAGAAGAGATGATGCGACTGAGCGTTTGTTGGACTTTGCTGAGAATGTAAAAGGTGATGTAAAGAGCAACGAAAAAGCGGTGCAAGAATGGCGTTCGGGAACGGTGCAGGAAAGAATTACACATTCGCTTGTAAAAGGAGTGGACCAATTTATAGAAGAAGATGTTGAGGAAGCTCGTTTGGCGGCAACAAAACCAATCGAAGTAATCGAAATCAACTTAATGACGGGGATGAATGTGGTTGGAGATTTGTTCGGAAGCGGAAAAATGTTTTTGCCACAGGTGGTAAAATCGGCTCGTGTGATGAAAAAAGCCGTGGCTTATTTGCTGCCTTTTATTGAAGCTTCTAAGCAAGCGGGAGATAAACAAGGAAACGGAAAAATATTGATGGCAACCGTAAAAGGAGATGTTCACGATATTGGAAAAAATATTGTTTCGGTTGTATTGGCGTGTAATAATTATGAGATTGTAGATTTGGGTGTTATGGTGGCTCCCGAAAAAATTATTGCAGCTGCAATCGAACACGAAGTTGATATTATCGGATTGAGTGGTTTGATTACACCTTCATTAGATGAAATGGTTTATCTCGCTAAGGAATTGGATAAACGAGGAATGAAAATTCCAGTAATGATTGGTGGAGCAACAACTTCGCGTGCACACACTGCCGTGAAAATTGCACCACAATACAGAGAAACTGTTATCCACGTAAATGATGCTTCGAGAGCCGTAACGGTAGCTGGAAGTTTATTGAATAAGGATAAAAAAATATACGCAAGCGACATTAGAGCCGAATATGATGCGTTTAGAGAAACGTTTTTGAATCGTTCGAGAGATAAAAATTTCTTATCGATTGAAGATGCTCGTAAAAACAAATTGCAATTGGATTGGAATGAATTCACTCCAGTGAAACCAAAGGTAATTGGCGAGCAAACAATTGAAGTTGATTTGGATGTTTTGGTTCCATACATTGACTGGACGCCGTTTTTTCAAACTTGGGAATTACACGGGAAATATCCAGCTATTTTGACTGATGAGGTTGTGGGTAAAGAAGCAACTTCGCTTTTTGGAGATGCACAAGCGATGTTGAAAGTGATTTTGGATGAAAAGAAATTACAAGCCAAAGGAATCTACGGAATTTTTCCTGCCAACCAAATCAATGATGATGATATTGAATTGACAGACGAAAATGGAAAACCTTTGCAGACATTTTTGACTTTGCGTCAGCAATCGCAAAAAACTAAAGGAGCTCCAAATATCGCTTTGGCAGATTTTATTGCGCCAAAAGATAATGGTGTAGTAGATTATATGGGAGCTTTTTGTGTAACAACTGGTTTTGGTGTTGATGAATGGGCAGCTGAATTCGAAAAAGATTTAGACGATTACAATTCGATTATGGTAAAAGCTTTGGCAGACCGTTTTGCAGAAGCTTTCGCTGAATATTTGCATGAAAAAATCCGTAAAGAAATTTGGGGTTATGATACAGAAGAATCTTTATCAAACGCAGAATTAATCAAAGAAGATTATAAAGGAATTCGTCCAGCGCCAGGTTATCCAGCTTGTCCAGACCATTTAGAAAAACCAACGATTTGGAAATTACTAAATGTTGAAAAAGAAATAGGAGTAACCTTGACGGAGAGCATGGCAATGTGGCCTGCTTCATCAGTTTCGGGTTATTATTTTGGGAATCCAAAAAGTAGGTATTTCGGACTCGGAAAAATAAAAGAAGATCAAGTCATTGATTACGCCAAACGTAGAAGTGTTTCTACTGATGTCGCAATGAAATGGTTAAATCCAAATATAGCAGATTAATTTAGTCTGAAAGTCAAAAGTCGAAAGTCATAAAATGTGTGACTTTCTACCTTCGACTTTCAAATATTAAAAATAAATAGTCATAAAGTCAAAAGTTATAAAGTCTCAAAGTGTGACTTTCGACTTTCGACTTTCGACTTTCAAACTTTAAGACATATTAATGAAAGTAACAGAACATATAGAAGCAGCTAAAGAGAAAACATTATTCTCTTTTGAAATTATTCCGCCACAAAAAGGAAAAAGCATTCAGGAATTATACGATAATATTGATCCATTAATGGAGTTCAACCCACCATTTATTGACGTGACTACTTCGCGTGAGGAGTATATTTATATTGATAAAGGAAATGGATTGTTGGATAAAAAGCTAACAAGAATGCGTCCTGGGACATTGGGTATTTGTGCTTCGATTAAGCATAAATACAATGTAGATACAGTACCACACTTGCTTTGCGGTGGTTTTACCAAAGAGGAAACTGAGTACATGTTGGTAGATTGTCATTACCTTGGAATCAATAATGTGATGGCACTTCGTGGTGATGCTATGAAAGACGAACAATCTTTTGTTCCAAAACTAGGGGGTAATAATTTCGCTGTAGATTTGGTTGCTCAAATAAATCAATTAAATTGTGGGAAGTATTTGCATGATGTAATGGATGCAGATAATAAAGCTGATTTTTGTATTGGAGTTGCGGGTTATCCCGAGAAACATTTAGAATCACCTTCTTTATTATCAGATTTAAAAAGACTAAAAGAAAAGGTAGATGCAGGTGCTGATTATGTGGTAACTCAGATGTTTTTTGATAATGCCAAATATTTTGAATTTGTAAAAAAAGCAAGAGAAATGGGAATTACCATTCCTATTATTCCAGGAATTAAACCAATTGCAGTACAAAAGCATTTGCAAATTTTACCTCAAATTTTCCGTATCGATTTACCAGAAGATTTAATAAGTGCTGTAGATAAATGCAAAAATAATGCTGATATTCGTCAAGTAGGTATCGAATGGGCTATCCAACAATCATTAGAATTGAAAGCAGCAGGAGTTCCCGTTTTACATTATTATTCAATGGGAAAATCAGAAAATATTAGACAAATAGCTAGTCAGGTTTTTTAAAAAGACAGACTGTTTTATTCCCCAAAAACCAGCTTTTTATAGGCTGGTTTTTTTATGAAAGTATATTGTTATTTTGGGAGGTAGGGATTAAAATGTTTATATTTGATTTCAATATCATAGTTTAGCCCAATGAAATCTATTTATTATACTTTTTTAGTTGCAGCAATTACGATTACTTCGTGTAAAAATAATGAAGAGAAGGTATCAAAAGCTGATCCTAGAACAATTATACCTTTTACACAGCAAGGAGCTACAACGTTGCAAGCGCAAACTACTCAACAACCCGCGCCAGAAAAACATAATTTATTTCACGAAAATAATGTTGTAGGCACACCATCAGTGGCAGCAGGTGTAAATCCCGCACACGGACAACCCAGTCATAGATGTGATATTCCAGTTGGAGCACCTCTGAATTCTCCAGTTAATGGAGCAAATACAACACAGCAAACCAATCAGGTTCAGATGCAGCCACAAGTGCAAACTGTAACGCAATCTGTAGCAGCAAAGACAGTAACTCCAAAAGGGATGAATCCTCCACATGGACAGCCAAATCATCGTTGTGATATTCCAGTTGGAGCACCATTAAATTCAAAACCTACAGCTACTACGGCTACAACTTCTACTGTATCTTCCGGTCAAATAAGCGAAAAAATTACGGTACCACCTGCAGTTCCAGCATTATTATCCCCAAGTTCTGCAAACACTGAAACTCCAGAAGGAATGAATCCACCACACGGACAGGCAGGACATCGCTGTGATGTTGCTGTTGGAGCACCTTTGCCAAAAAGTTAGTTTTTAGGAATATGATTTAGTAGAAAAATAATTACATTTACAAATCATCTTTTATTTTTTAGAATTAAAAGACAATATTTTAAGAAGCCATTAATTTGGCTTTTTTTGTTGGACAATAATATATGTAAATTAAAATATCTTCTATTAATGAAAACGCTAACAGCAAAACAAATTTTCTATTCACTGATTTCTTTTTGGATATTTTCAAATTCTTATTGTCAAGACTCAAATAAGTTAATTGAGAAAAAAATAGATAAAATTATAAAAGGAATGAGTATTGATCAAAAAATTGGTCAAACTTGTCTAAAAGGAACTTCAAGCCGAAGCAAAGGATTGTCCGAAGAGCTTAAAAATGAAGTTAGAAAGGGGTTGGTAGGTTCTGTTTTAAATCTTACTGAACCTAGTCTTGTCCTTGAATTACAGAAAATTGCTGTTGAAGAAAGTCCAAATCATATTCCATTATTGTTTGGAAGAGATGTCATTCACGGATATAAAACAATTTTTCCAATTCCTTTAGGATTAGCTGCTTCTTGGGACATGGAATTAGTTGAAAAAACATCTAAAATTGCTGCAAATGAATCTTATTCAAGATGTATTAATTGGACATTTGCTCCAATGGTAGATATTGCAAGAGATGCCCGTTGGGGAAGAATAGCAGAATCTCCAGGTGAAGATCCTCTATTGGCATCCAGATTAGGAGTGGCTTATGTAAAAGGATTTCAAGGTGTGGATCCTTCCGTTCCTGGTCAGATTTTAGCATGTGTAAAACACTTTGCAGCGTATGGAGCTGCAGAAGGCGGAAGAGATTACAACACAGTAAGCATGTCTGAGTCATTACTTCGAAATGTATACCTAAAGCCTTTCGAAGCAGCAGCAAAATCGGGAGCTGCAAGTTTTATGACTTCTTTTAATGATCTTAATGGAGTTCCTGCTTCTGGAAATACTTTTTTGCTGAAAAATATTCTAAGAGATGAATGGAAATATGATGGATTTGTGGTTAGTGACTGGAATTCTGTTACAGAAATGATTCCACACGGATATGCATCAGATGAAAAAGATGCTGCATTTAAATCTGCTTCAGCAGGACTTGATATGGAAATGACCAGTTTGTCTTATGCCATTCATTTAAAAAACCTCATTGCAGAGAATAAAATTTCTGAAAAACAATTGAATGAAATGGTTCGTAATATTCTTCGAATAAAATTTAGATCTGGAGTTTTTGAAAATCCGTACTTTAAAAACCGAGAAAAGTTTTCATTGTTAAATGCTGATGCCCTCAAAACAGCGAAAGATGCTGCTAGTAAAAGCTGTGTTTTATTAAAAAATGAAAATCAAATTCTTCCATTAAAATCAAATCAAAAAATAGCTGTAATAGGTCCATTGGCTGATGCTTCAAGAGAACAACTAGGAACTTGGATTTTTGACGGCAAAAAAGAAGATTCTCAAACTCCTTTGAAAGCCCTACAAAGTAGTTTTGGTGGCAATAATGTATTTTATGCTCCTGGACTTTCACACAGTCGATCACAATCTGAGGAAGGGTTTGCGGCTGCAATAAAGGAAGCTGAGAAATCAGATGTAATTTTATTCTTTGCAGGAGAAGAAGCCATTCTTTCTGGCGAAGCGCATTCACGAGCCAATATTAATTTGCCAGGTTTACAGGAAAAATTAATAGCGGAATTACAAAAAACAGGCAAGCCAATTATATTAATTGTAATGGCAGGAAGACCAATAGCTTTGGGTGCTGTTTTGCCAAAAGTAAATGCCTTGATTATGGCTTGGCATCCAGGAACGATGGCTGGTCCAGCAATTTCTGATGTGCTTCAGGGAATAGTAAATCCTTCGGGGAAATTGCCTGTGACTTGGCCAAAAGAAGTAGGCCAGATTCCTATTTATTATAATCATCCTAATACGGGAAGACCAGCGGATCCAAAAACTTTTGTAGCGATTCAGGACATTCCTGTTGAAGCATGGCAAAGTTCTTTGGGAAATAATTCTCACTATCTTGATGCGGGTTATGAGCCTCAGTTTCCTTTTGGATATGGATTGAGTTATACGAGTTTCTTATACGATAATTTAAAAATCGAAAAAAATAAACTTAAAAATAGTGAGAAGCTAACAGTTTCGGCAACTATTACAAACACAGGAAACATCACAGGAATTGAAACTGTACAACTGTATGTTCGCGATATTACTGGAAGTATTGTAAGACCAGTTAGAGAACTTAAAGATTTTTTACAAATCGAATTAAAACCAAAAGAATCGAAAACGGTACAATTCTCAATTCCTGTTTCGGAATTAGCTTTTTATAATGATAAAATGGAATTAAAAGTAGAGCTGGGTGACTTCAAATTTTGGATTGCCTCTAATGCTGAAAATGGTTTAGAAGGGGATTTTAAGGTTGAATAAAAAGTTATTTAAAATAATATTTTTCATAAATGATTATTTAATAGATAAGGAGTTAATTTTCATCGATTAATAATACTGACTGGTATAAGATTTTTGAAAATCAGTTTGTTATAGGGTAGTTTTACTTAAATAAAACAACTCTATTTTGAATATTAAATACCTTATTACACTACTGATTAGTTTTTTTTTATTTCCACAATTGCATGCCCAGTTATGTACAGGCAGTTTGGGTGATCCTGTTGTTAAATTAGATTTTGGTTCAGGAACATCGACACATGGTACAGCTTTAGGAACTGGAATTACGAGTTATAGTTGGACAACGGCTGATTTTCCGAGTGATGGTTCTTATACAGTTGAAAAAACCACAAATACAGCTGGAACTTGGTGGACAACTACAGATCATACTGGGGGCGGATATATGATGGTAGTGAATGCAAGTTTCTCTACCTCCGATTATTTTTATAAAAATACGGTTTCAGGTTTGTGTGCTGGTACAACCTATGAATTTGCCGCTTGGATTATGAATCTTTTAAGGAGTCAAGACAATAGCCCACCCAATATTACTTTTACAATTGAAGATACTAGCGGAACTATTTTAGGAACTTACAACACGGGTAATATCGGTTTGTCAAGCAGTGCCCTATGGAAGCAATATGGATTCTTTTTTACTACTCCGTCAGGGGTTTCAACGGTTGTAATTCGAATGCGAAATAATAAAGCGGGAGCAGCGCCAGGGAATGACATCGCTCTTGATGATATTACCTTTCGAGCTTGTGGACCAACAGTTACTTCAGAAATTGTAAATGAGTCAGTAACTAATCTGGAAGTATGTGAAAATGAATCCAAATCAATTACACTTAGCGGAACTGTTTCATCTTCGGCTTATACAACGGTAGGCTATCAATGGCAGAATAGTAAAGATGGGGGATTAACTTGGACAGATATTTCAGGAGAAAACAAAGCAGTTTATACTTTTGTCTCAGGTGCTTTGGGAACTTATAAATACCGATTGGCTACAGCTGATAGTTCAAATATTAGTTCGAGTAATTGTCGTGTTTTTTCTAATGAAATTACTATCAATGTAAAATCAGGACCTATATCACCAACAGTAGAAACAACACAACCCAATTGTGATGTACCTTCTGGAACCATTACAGTAACTACACCTACCGGACTTTTATATAGTGTAGATGGAGTTAATTATCAATCATCTATGGTTTTTTCGGGCTTGGCTGGTGGCGATTACAAAGTAACTTCCAAAAGTGCGAGTTGTGTTTCAGCTCCTGTTGATGCTCATATTAATTTGACTGCGTTTTCAACTGCAACACCAACTTTTGATATTATCCAACCCGTAATTTGTAATAATCCATATGGAACGATTACTGTTACCAGTCTAGATGCCGAATATAGTTTTGATAATGGTTTAACTTGGCAAACAAGTAACACTAAAACTGGATTTACTCCTGGAGATTATTGGATTAAAACCCGTAACAGTACTTTATGTGAAACCACTCAGATTACTGCAACAATTAGTATTCCGCCAGGATATCCGCCAACACCAACGGTAACAACTATACAACCAGATTGTAGTATGTCGACTGGAACTATAACAATTTCAGATAGTGCTGCTTCTTATAGTTTTGATGGAGGTCAAAATTGGAC
The Flavobacterium sp. 5 DNA segment above includes these coding regions:
- the metF gene encoding methylenetetrahydrofolate reductase [NAD(P)H] — translated: MKVTEHIEAAKEKTLFSFEIIPPQKGKSIQELYDNIDPLMEFNPPFIDVTTSREEYIYIDKGNGLLDKKLTRMRPGTLGICASIKHKYNVDTVPHLLCGGFTKEETEYMLVDCHYLGINNVMALRGDAMKDEQSFVPKLGGNNFAVDLVAQINQLNCGKYLHDVMDADNKADFCIGVAGYPEKHLESPSLLSDLKRLKEKVDAGADYVVTQMFFDNAKYFEFVKKAREMGITIPIIPGIKPIAVQKHLQILPQIFRIDLPEDLISAVDKCKNNADIRQVGIEWAIQQSLELKAAGVPVLHYYSMGKSENIRQIASQVF
- the metH gene encoding methionine synthase, with the protein product MAEVEARRNLVLSGLEPLIITPESVFVNVGERTNVTGSRKFLRLIKEEKYDEALSIAKEQVEGGAQIIDINMDEGMLDGEYAMVKFLNLIAAEPDIARVPIMIDSSKWHIIEAGLKVVQGKSVVNSISLKEGEEAFIHHAQLIKRYGAAAIVMAFDEVGQADNYDRRVEICQRSYDVLVNKVGFPPQDIIFDLNIFPVATGMEEHRLNALDFFRGTKWVRDNLPHAHISGGVSNVSFSFRGNDTVREAMHSVFLYHAIKNGMTMGIVNPEMLTIYDEIPKDLLEHVEDVILDRRDDATERLLDFAENVKGDVKSNEKAVQEWRSGTVQERITHSLVKGVDQFIEEDVEEARLAATKPIEVIEINLMTGMNVVGDLFGSGKMFLPQVVKSARVMKKAVAYLLPFIEASKQAGDKQGNGKILMATVKGDVHDIGKNIVSVVLACNNYEIVDLGVMVAPEKIIAAAIEHEVDIIGLSGLITPSLDEMVYLAKELDKRGMKIPVMIGGATTSRAHTAVKIAPQYRETVIHVNDASRAVTVAGSLLNKDKKIYASDIRAEYDAFRETFLNRSRDKNFLSIEDARKNKLQLDWNEFTPVKPKVIGEQTIEVDLDVLVPYIDWTPFFQTWELHGKYPAILTDEVVGKEATSLFGDAQAMLKVILDEKKLQAKGIYGIFPANQINDDDIELTDENGKPLQTFLTLRQQSQKTKGAPNIALADFIAPKDNGVVDYMGAFCVTTGFGVDEWAAEFEKDLDDYNSIMVKALADRFAEAFAEYLHEKIRKEIWGYDTEESLSNAELIKEDYKGIRPAPGYPACPDHLEKPTIWKLLNVEKEIGVTLTESMAMWPASSVSGYYFGNPKSRYFGLGKIKEDQVIDYAKRRSVSTDVAMKWLNPNIAD
- a CDS encoding glycoside hydrolase family 3 N-terminal domain-containing protein, yielding MKTLTAKQIFYSLISFWIFSNSYCQDSNKLIEKKIDKIIKGMSIDQKIGQTCLKGTSSRSKGLSEELKNEVRKGLVGSVLNLTEPSLVLELQKIAVEESPNHIPLLFGRDVIHGYKTIFPIPLGLAASWDMELVEKTSKIAANESYSRCINWTFAPMVDIARDARWGRIAESPGEDPLLASRLGVAYVKGFQGVDPSVPGQILACVKHFAAYGAAEGGRDYNTVSMSESLLRNVYLKPFEAAAKSGAASFMTSFNDLNGVPASGNTFLLKNILRDEWKYDGFVVSDWNSVTEMIPHGYASDEKDAAFKSASAGLDMEMTSLSYAIHLKNLIAENKISEKQLNEMVRNILRIKFRSGVFENPYFKNREKFSLLNADALKTAKDAASKSCVLLKNENQILPLKSNQKIAVIGPLADASREQLGTWIFDGKKEDSQTPLKALQSSFGGNNVFYAPGLSHSRSQSEEGFAAAIKEAEKSDVILFFAGEEAILSGEAHSRANINLPGLQEKLIAELQKTGKPIILIVMAGRPIALGAVLPKVNALIMAWHPGTMAGPAISDVLQGIVNPSGKLPVTWPKEVGQIPIYYNHPNTGRPADPKTFVAIQDIPVEAWQSSLGNNSHYLDAGYEPQFPFGYGLSYTSFLYDNLKIEKNKLKNSEKLTVSATITNTGNITGIETVQLYVRDITGSIVRPVRELKDFLQIELKPKESKTVQFSIPVSELAFYNDKMELKVELGDFKFWIASNAENGLEGDFKVE